The following nucleotide sequence is from Pochonia chlamydosporia 170 chromosome 4, whole genome shotgun sequence.
CTTCGGATATTCTAAAACTCTCGAATCCCCAAGAGACCAAAAAGCACAAAGAGCAATGCTCCTGCACCAAACCACCCAGCCGCCGCTCGCTCATCAGGCTTGCCTCCCACGAGAGCTGCCCCTGCGCACACAGCGTCCATCACATCGACCGCCAGGTTTACAAGTAACATTTTGTGGACTTCTTTTTGATCGCCGTTCGTGAAATTCCTAAGTGCCCTCCAAAGAAGACTCCCTATCACGACTTCGCGAGTGCCCACCAGCCGTGGCAGGAAAACCGATGTGGTTTCGAATTGCTCGCCTGGTATGAATGCTCTGCGGAGAACTGCCGGCGGGAAGAAGAGAGTAGCGCCCACAACAGGTCTGCAGATTGCAAGGGTGTATGCGGCAGCAGAACCGATAGTTAAACCCTTTTTAGCACTAGTGGCATTAATCAAGGGTTGTGTTTCCGTTGCTGGCGCCATTGTTGCTTGAGCTTATGCGGTATTGCTTAAGAACTTGGAAGTAGTATTGTCAGCCAGAAAGATAGACTAGACCTGAAGACACCGTTATTTTACATCTTTATATACTTCTTTGGACTCTGTAAATTGACCTTGTACAACGGTGCAAGTTTTCGCTGCCTGGGTATGAGAGCCTTATGCTTTGGCATATTGATGGTACCCTAGATCGTTAAGGTTAAGAGTAAGGCCAGCCCGGTTGGGCAAACCGAATACGAATAAGGATCGTGGTAATaggatgaagatgacaaaACTTAGTTCAATTAGTTATTGAACGACGAAGAATCTAATACCGCTTGCTTGCGAGTTCAGTGACATGGTGGGATACCAGTCAAGGTGTAACTCGGTTGGGACTTTGCCTATTTCCGTAGTTTGAAGCCTTCAATTTTTTTTAACTTTAGCTCTGAGTCTAGTGAAGAGTACGACATGCTAGGGGATATCTCAACGCTCTACTATCTTAGGTTTAGTGACGACTCGCACCGTAGAGTTTGTGTGATTCAAATGATGGTGGGCTTCCGAACGTGGACGTGGACTTCCTATTTGTAAAAGCCAAACCTCGTTTCAAAGACTCTTGAGATGCTAGACCAAATCATTGCTCATGATATATCGGCTGCTTGTGTGATTTATCTATTTGTGTTACTTTCTTGATATACTGTTTTACATTTGACGGCACCTATTGTATTGCAGCACGAAGGTACCACCTTACACATGCTCTGTTGCACTCATCCAGGCAACTCGAATTGTTGTTGCATCCCGACATGTCTACCTGGTGATTTTACTGACGATGACCCATCGAGCTCCGACTTCGCATACCCATCACGCGCAAGTGAAGAGATATCGTCCAGGCCATCTATCCCTGGAAGCGGCACAGAATGAATTTGTAATTCTTGGTCACGCTTCTTTAGCTTGTCGTCATCCTCGTTCGTTTGAGACGGAGATGTGACTTCGACAACTACATTAGTTGCGTATCTttgtctgcgtctgcgtcgAAAAAGTACAAATATGCCAAGCCCAAAAATGGACGCTACAGCTACAGCGCCAACAGATGCTCCAACAATAGCACCCGTAGGAACCACTTTTGATTGAGATGAAGAATCTTCTAGCGCGGAATCAGACGAACAAAAGTTTGTGAGTTCATTGCCCTTCTCATCGATGGTAACCAAATCCACAGTATTGGTAGGGTTAGATCGCCACAGCGTAAACTGCCGTTGGTCTTCATTAACCATTAAATAGAGTGAGGAGAGAAATTGCCTGCCAAGTTTCGGAAGATCCTTTGCATTAATGTTTTGAACTGTGTTGATCACCAGGTTCTGTTGCGAAACGTTGGCCTTCACCTCTCCATTCGACGGGTCGACGTATCGATTCGGCACCACCAGTTGATGGTTGGGAATACGTATTGTCGGACCAGATTGCAATTTGAATGTCATGTCGCCTGCATACGGTATGTCGCCGTCTCTATACAGCATGCTGTAGTATGCAAGACCAAGTGTGCGGTCACCAAGGGAAGTACCAGTCAGGTTCTGGAACGCCTGGAAGTAGGGATCCAGgggcatcgtcatcagaaCAGGATAGTCGGGCACAATACAGGCAGCAATTGAATCCTTGGAACTCTGCAACAGGCTTGCGGTCGACCCGTTGGGAAAGTTGAGAATGATGTCGCCAATCGTAACCATGAGTTGCGTCTCACAACCGGAATGATCTGTCATGGCCAAGGTGTAACCAGA
It contains:
- a CDS encoding aspartic-type endopeptidase (similar to Talaromyces stipitatus ATCC 10500 XP_002484695.1), yielding MLSGLAIAAALCVLLLSSGSLFVFASTNCVPYPVATRIGNVTLSNGQVARGAVFSVGTPEQNFAFLPQWPLNNIIVYGTNGYCVSPAPRTSIGCTTWRGGQYDAVTSTTRKTAEAGSYPFDSNGYPTLDFISDALKINSNVTLPQISMGTPLQDWGQQGYYPMMAIGLGKNSTILKALRSTGKIFSRTWSMWYGWTGSSALTQVDGTLVFGGYDRAKVSGSGYTLAMTDHSGCETQLMVTIGDIILNFPNGSTASLLQSSKDSIAACIVPDYPVLMTMPLDPYFQAFQNLTGTSLGDRTLGLAYYSMLYRDGDIPYAGDMTFKLQSGPTIRIPNHQLVVPNRYVDPSNGEVKANVSQQNLVINTVQNINAKDLPKLGRQFLSSLYLMVNEDQRQFTLWRSNPTNTVDLVTIDEKGNELTNFCSSDSALEDSSSQSKVVPTGAIVGASVGAVAVASIFGLGIFVLFRRRRRQRYATNVVVEVTSPSQTNEDDDKLKKRDQELQIHSVPLPGIDGLDDISSLARDGYAKSELDGSSSVKSPGRHVGMQQQFELPG